From Methanocella paludicola SANAE, a single genomic window includes:
- a CDS encoding flavodoxin family protein — MKIIAITSSPKGKNSLTLRLVNAALEGAREAGAETEIIDVARKKVNYCKGCVNCYKVGECAQKDEYAGIKEKLLAADGIILSSPNYIDGVTAQLKTLLDRSANFIHEQLMDGKYGVTLTTAGGGGDEKVLAVMNAFINKSGGLVVGSASFLAAQGPQGMDAGIKKAHALGMDMVAAIKEKRHYPEQEAAHKEWRKNFSQSVKYNKENWAHNYQHWVEKGWLKA; from the coding sequence ATGAAGATCATCGCGATCACCAGCAGCCCGAAGGGCAAGAACAGCCTGACGCTCAGGCTCGTGAACGCGGCCCTGGAGGGGGCCCGCGAGGCCGGCGCCGAGACCGAGATCATCGACGTCGCCCGGAAAAAGGTAAACTACTGTAAGGGCTGCGTTAACTGCTATAAGGTCGGCGAGTGCGCGCAGAAGGACGAGTACGCCGGAATAAAAGAAAAGCTGCTCGCAGCCGACGGCATCATCCTGAGCAGCCCCAACTACATCGACGGCGTCACCGCCCAGCTCAAGACGCTATTGGACCGGAGCGCCAACTTCATCCACGAGCAGCTAATGGACGGCAAGTACGGCGTCACGCTGACCACGGCGGGCGGCGGGGGCGATGAGAAGGTGCTCGCCGTCATGAACGCCTTCATCAACAAGTCCGGCGGCCTGGTGGTCGGCAGCGCCAGCTTCCTGGCGGCCCAGGGGCCCCAGGGGATGGACGCAGGGATCAAGAAGGCTCACGCCCTGGGCATGGACATGGTCGCGGCAATAAAGGAAAAGCGCCACTACCCGGAGCAGGAGGCAGCCCATAAGGAATGGCGCAAGAATTTCAGCCAGAGCGTCAAGTACAATAAGGAGAACTGGGCCCACAACTACCAGCACTGGGTAGAAAAGGGCTGGCTTAAGGCATAA